The Gemmatimonadota bacterium genome contains a region encoding:
- a CDS encoding cytidylate kinase-like family protein: MGVITISREYGSDGRTVARKVAEALSYHNIDKELLVEVAQKAQVPVSEVERYDELPEHPALRILRKFLTPGYADTLTGLSEYEWWAAATVPELSEHKEQALTTMDEEVYAKLTAEVEVQLADQGDVVILGRGGQAVLKGREDTLHVRVVATQDFKLDVVKERDQLTSDEDAIRRMRGVDERRRTYIKRHYKVAWDNPHLYSVIVNTGFLGVDGAVDAIVCAAQKVIRR; encoded by the coding sequence ATGGGTGTTATCACTATTTCAAGGGAATACGGTAGTGATGGCCGTACGGTTGCCCGGAAGGTTGCCGAGGCACTGTCTTATCACAATATAGATAAAGAGTTACTCGTTGAGGTGGCGCAAAAAGCCCAGGTGCCCGTGTCAGAAGTTGAGCGGTATGACGAACTACCCGAACATCCCGCTCTGAGAATTTTGCGAAAATTTCTCACGCCCGGATACGCAGATACCTTGACGGGGTTGTCGGAATACGAGTGGTGGGCAGCGGCGACCGTGCCCGAGTTGTCGGAGCACAAAGAGCAGGCGCTGACGACAATGGATGAAGAGGTGTATGCGAAATTGACTGCAGAAGTGGAGGTGCAGTTGGCCGATCAGGGCGATGTGGTCATATTGGGGAGAGGTGGGCAAGCAGTGTTAAAAGGTCGCGAAGATACGTTGCATGTGCGCGTGGTGGCGACGCAGGATTTTAAGCTGGATGTGGTGAAAGAGCGCGATCAATTGACCAGCGACGAGGATGCAATAAGGCGAATGAGAGGGGTGGATGAACGCCGCAGGACGTACATCAAACGCCATTACAAGGTGGCCTGGGATAATCCACATCTGTACTCTGTCATAGTGAATACCGGCTTTCTGGGCGTTGATGGTGCCGTAGATGCGATTGTTTGTGCGGCACAGAAGGTGATCCGCAGATGA
- a CDS encoding aminotransferase class V-fold PLP-dependent enzyme — translation MVSIFEQLGVRTIINAAGPVTRLSGARMDEDVIDAMREASQVCVDIAELQAGAGQLIAEVTGAEAGYVTSGAAAGLVLATAACVTGMDPGKMNRLPDTSGMKNEVIMPRSHRNFYDHAVRSVGVTLIEVGIPDRFSGAGVRDTEAWEIADAITDQTAAIVYVAQSFAQPPLPQVTAVAHKCGVPVIVDAAGQLPPAANLKRFISEGADAVCFSGGKTIGGPQGAGILCGRRDLISSAALQHLDLDVHYDLWNPPPGLIDKSALPGAPQHGIGRPCKVGKEQIAGLMVALQKFVAESDEARQARWSQCLQNLADEISDLPGCDISMDAYRTIPILRLALSPAERGVEVARQLMEGDPSIHVSTSGVYDGVLIFNPMCLSGDMIKPIADRLKALITSCDS, via the coding sequence ATGGTGTCTATTTTTGAACAGTTGGGCGTAAGAACCATTATCAATGCTGCCGGGCCGGTTACGCGTTTGAGCGGGGCGCGCATGGATGAGGATGTGATCGATGCTATGCGCGAGGCATCGCAGGTGTGCGTAGATATTGCAGAGCTACAGGCTGGGGCAGGGCAGTTGATTGCCGAGGTGACAGGTGCCGAAGCCGGGTATGTGACATCGGGTGCTGCGGCGGGCCTGGTGCTCGCAACGGCGGCATGTGTTACGGGTATGGATCCGGGAAAGATGAACCGATTGCCCGATACTTCGGGGATGAAAAATGAGGTGATTATGCCCCGGTCACATCGAAATTTTTACGATCACGCGGTGCGTTCGGTGGGTGTGACACTCATTGAGGTGGGTATTCCAGACCGATTTAGCGGCGCAGGGGTGCGCGATACAGAAGCCTGGGAAATTGCCGATGCGATAACCGATCAGACCGCGGCGATTGTTTACGTGGCGCAGTCTTTCGCGCAGCCTCCTTTGCCACAGGTGACGGCTGTGGCGCACAAATGCGGTGTGCCCGTCATTGTCGATGCTGCCGGACAGTTGCCGCCAGCGGCAAATTTGAAGCGGTTTATCAGCGAGGGTGCCGATGCGGTTTGTTTTAGCGGCGGAAAAACCATTGGCGGGCCTCAAGGGGCGGGCATTTTGTGTGGTCGTCGGGATCTGATTTCATCAGCGGCATTGCAGCATCTGGATCTGGATGTACATTATGACCTGTGGAACCCACCTCCTGGATTGATCGATAAATCAGCATTGCCAGGTGCGCCGCAGCACGGGATTGGGCGACCGTGCAAGGTGGGAAAAGAGCAGATTGCGGGGCTGATGGTTGCACTGCAAAAGTTTGTCGCAGAAAGCGACGAGGCGCGGCAGGCACGCTGGTCGCAGTGCCTTCAGAATTTGGCAGATGAGATAAGTGATTTGCCGGGGTGCGATATTAGCATGGATGCCTACCGCACAATACCCATTTTGCGGCTCGCGCTTTCTCCGGCGGAAAGAGGCGTGGAAGTGGCGCGGCAGTTAATGGAAGGTGATCCGAGTATTCATGTGAGTACATCGGGCGTTTACGATGGCGTGTTGATTTTTAATCCCATGTGTTTGTCAGGAGATATGATCAAACCGATTGCCGATCGGTTAAAAGCGTTAATTACGAGTTGCGATTCGTGA